From a single Gimesia fumaroli genomic region:
- a CDS encoding M56 family metallopeptidase encodes MNFDFEWTALLALIWRATWQAFVLAGIILCLTSTLHRWISPKWRALLWAIPLARLVLLMIPASGLSLFYLLNFESQNPTPAVAISFSGTGDIGLIPTLDSLQPNHRISRTETAQEYSVSQTSITRSEESRTNAPILVSRLLTYLWLTGSCIVLCRWIGSRIILARIIKNSEQLQDAGLLKLIEAIQKRNQHWFPVRCFVTNDPIGPSSCGFWRPTILLPLNLWSDFAEEDRQTIVIHELEHIHRQDVLLMLISRIAITVHWFNPLVYLISNRMRREIELAVDSATVTNFDEQARHDYGELLIRLAQQTQGPVAALPMAGKRSALRVRINQLTSPIQDSRSKSALAMGLLLILFVTGLSDVAQTQEKSSPTPATASPEKETVPDNKKQNQYFISGTVQDTQTGKPVTNAEIQILVASEPDPDKRVLKGTTNEAGRYRIEVPLGNVQLWFPTLKPGYWLMPEESMQALVTTPEKPIVNHDLQAQTGAVWNVHWKGKLNQQQRQQLGVQNKDQPVRLLASVQEVADDAKRAAWLKGEPVSFQKANATSMNYLDEEGRGQLTEVGTSGKYILTLVNMSAELIVAPGFDNSQVVALRRLPDSNTTQMMDKEGRKATIKNGTATINNGVPLLIFVPKASKPVGNQKLVGRVVDAEGKPLTEVRVGVVSGTQGGGSGDTGVSTKSALDGSFSLDFPIYDYGNQAADKLQFSVVLTQKGYAGMDSRSIAVSKNFVPIDFKTLTLNRGYSLPIRVLDEQGKPLPGAIVEPGNSYALRRQIVRTSTDGRAILKDLPSGVIRASVRWGTKIKWINLVISNNESENREVTIHLKEFSSATTTQAEKAKPLTVGQIAPTWEIAEWSDGRTRKLSDYRGQVVVLDFWGLSCSGCVTSIPAQKRLEKKFAKQGVVFLGIHTADGEMSQINKLKQSEQWTIPTGIDRGTSILDSVTGEKYGVQGYPALIVINTDGKITFRSDVEPSKNRETYMRELAEASGVKWPPGENASEAEMIQMMNQMQYTLLSREIERVLKMK; translated from the coding sequence ATGAACTTCGATTTTGAATGGACCGCGTTATTAGCACTTATCTGGCGGGCAACCTGGCAGGCATTCGTCCTGGCTGGCATTATTCTTTGTTTGACTTCAACATTGCACCGCTGGATTTCCCCCAAATGGCGTGCGCTTTTGTGGGCCATTCCACTGGCTCGTCTGGTTTTATTAATGATTCCAGCTAGTGGATTGAGTCTCTTCTATTTACTCAATTTCGAAAGTCAAAATCCGACTCCCGCAGTCGCAATCTCTTTCTCTGGAACCGGAGACATCGGATTGATTCCAACCTTGGATTCGCTTCAGCCAAATCATCGGATCTCACGAACGGAGACCGCTCAAGAGTACAGCGTATCTCAGACTTCAATCACGCGATCTGAAGAGTCCCGAACCAATGCCCCCATTTTAGTTTCCAGGCTCCTCACTTATCTTTGGTTGACTGGCAGTTGTATTGTCCTTTGCAGATGGATCGGTTCCAGAATCATACTGGCCCGCATCATCAAAAACAGCGAACAGCTCCAGGATGCAGGTCTGCTTAAACTGATTGAAGCGATACAAAAACGGAATCAACATTGGTTCCCGGTTCGCTGTTTCGTTACGAACGATCCTATAGGCCCGTCCTCTTGTGGATTCTGGCGGCCCACCATTTTATTGCCCTTAAACTTGTGGTCCGATTTCGCAGAAGAAGATCGTCAGACGATCGTGATTCATGAACTGGAACACATTCACCGACAGGATGTCTTACTGATGCTCATCAGTCGAATCGCAATCACTGTTCACTGGTTCAACCCATTGGTCTATCTGATCAGCAACCGCATGCGCCGTGAAATCGAACTGGCTGTCGATTCAGCAACGGTTACCAATTTCGATGAGCAGGCACGTCATGATTATGGTGAGTTATTAATTCGTCTGGCACAGCAGACACAGGGACCTGTCGCTGCACTCCCCATGGCGGGCAAACGTTCTGCGCTGCGTGTCCGCATCAATCAGCTAACATCACCAATTCAAGACAGCCGCTCAAAGTCAGCACTTGCCATGGGCCTGTTGCTGATCCTGTTTGTGACCGGCTTAAGCGATGTAGCACAAACTCAGGAAAAAAGCAGCCCGACCCCTGCGACAGCATCTCCTGAAAAAGAAACAGTGCCAGACAACAAGAAACAAAACCAGTATTTCATTTCCGGTACCGTGCAAGATACTCAGACTGGAAAGCCAGTGACGAATGCTGAAATCCAGATACTGGTGGCATCAGAACCAGATCCTGACAAGAGAGTACTCAAAGGAACGACGAACGAAGCAGGGCGGTATCGCATTGAGGTACCTTTAGGAAATGTGCAACTCTGGTTTCCAACATTAAAGCCCGGGTATTGGCTCATGCCGGAAGAATCCATGCAAGCCTTAGTGACAACTCCAGAGAAGCCGATTGTGAATCATGATCTACAGGCACAAACAGGAGCGGTCTGGAACGTACATTGGAAAGGCAAGCTCAACCAACAACAACGCCAACAATTAGGCGTGCAAAACAAGGATCAACCTGTTCGATTGTTGGCCTCTGTGCAGGAGGTTGCGGATGATGCGAAACGGGCTGCCTGGCTGAAGGGAGAACCAGTCTCATTCCAGAAAGCGAATGCGACTTCCATGAATTACCTGGACGAAGAAGGTCGTGGCCAACTGACTGAGGTTGGTACCAGCGGTAAATATATTTTAACTCTGGTCAATATGTCAGCCGAGTTGATCGTCGCCCCTGGCTTTGACAATTCTCAAGTCGTCGCTCTAAGGCGTTTACCTGATTCAAACACCACACAAATGATGGACAAGGAAGGAAGGAAAGCAACCATTAAAAATGGAACTGCCACGATCAATAACGGTGTACCGCTCCTCATATTTGTCCCCAAGGCATCAAAACCAGTCGGCAATCAAAAGCTGGTCGGTCGTGTTGTCGATGCGGAAGGAAAACCGTTAACGGAGGTACGCGTTGGAGTGGTCTCTGGCACACAGGGAGGCGGAAGTGGTGATACTGGTGTTTCAACAAAAAGTGCACTCGACGGTAGCTTCTCACTCGATTTTCCCATTTATGATTATGGAAACCAAGCTGCTGATAAACTGCAGTTTTCAGTAGTTCTGACCCAAAAAGGTTATGCGGGCATGGATTCAAGAAGCATTGCTGTTTCAAAAAACTTTGTCCCCATCGACTTCAAAACACTCACACTCAATCGCGGCTATTCACTGCCAATACGCGTTCTGGATGAACAGGGAAAACCGCTCCCCGGAGCAATTGTGGAACCAGGAAACAGTTATGCTTTAAGAAGACAAATTGTTCGCACATCCACCGATGGGCGGGCAATCCTAAAAGACTTACCCAGCGGCGTAATTCGGGCTTCCGTGCGTTGGGGAACGAAAATAAAATGGATCAACCTGGTGATCAGTAATAATGAGTCTGAAAATCGAGAAGTGACCATTCACCTGAAGGAGTTCTCATCTGCTACGACAACCCAGGCAGAAAAGGCCAAACCACTAACCGTGGGGCAGATCGCCCCCACGTGGGAGATCGCAGAATGGTCTGATGGGCGTACCCGCAAATTATCCGACTATCGCGGACAAGTTGTGGTACTCGATTTCTGGGGACTAAGCTGCAGTGGTTGTGTCACTTCCATACCCGCTCAGAAGAGACTGGAAAAGAAATTTGCAAAGCAGGGTGTGGTCTTTCTCGGCATTCATACCGCGGACGGCGAAATGAGTCAGATCAATAAATTGAAACAGAGTGAACAATGGACAATTCCCACTGGAATTGATCGAGGTACTTCAATTCTGGACAGTGTGACTGGTGAGAAATACGGCGTGCAGGGTTACCCGGCACTGATCGTGATCAACACAGATGGCAAGATCACATTTCGGAGTGATGTGGAACCATCGAAGAATCGTGAGACCTATATGAGAGAACTGGCTGAGGCCAGCGGTGTCAAATGGCCGCCCGGTGAGAATGCGTCTGAAGCTGAGATGATTCAAATGATGAATCAAATGCAATACACATTACTAAGCCGAGAAATTGAACGCGTCCTGAAAATGAAATAA
- a CDS encoding BlaI/MecI/CopY family transcriptional regulator: MSQQPELQITDAEWEVMLSVWEAKDQTAGEIIARVEPIRERSHRTVRTLLARLVEKGAVAVRVDGSRHLYSAAISRDECVRLAARSFTEQFFAGNLQSLLMHFVENETLSEKEVKELRQRLDERLTKKSQPKADQRTSRSSSTRRKKS, from the coding sequence ATGAGCCAGCAACCCGAATTACAAATCACAGATGCAGAATGGGAGGTCATGCTGAGTGTCTGGGAAGCGAAGGACCAGACAGCCGGTGAAATCATCGCTCGCGTCGAACCGATTCGTGAGCGAAGCCATCGAACGGTGCGAACGCTTCTTGCACGCCTGGTTGAAAAAGGTGCTGTTGCTGTACGTGTTGATGGCTCGCGCCATCTCTACAGCGCGGCCATCTCGCGAGATGAATGCGTTCGACTGGCAGCCCGTTCCTTCACGGAACAATTCTTTGCCGGGAACCTACAGTCCCTATTGATGCATTTTGTCGAAAATGAAACGCTCTCTGAAAAAGAAGTGAAAGAACTCAGGCAACGCTTAGACGAACGTCTCACGAAAAAATCCCAGCCGAAAGCTGACCAACGTACCAGCAGATCCTCTTCAACCCGGAGAAAGAAATCATGA
- a CDS encoding cytochrome b N-terminal domain-containing protein — MLSEKTKQWIDERTGYKNFFHAIFLLNFPTKRRSRWQNIWGGALVLLMLLEIVTGTLLMTVYSPSEAAAWGSVHYIETQVDLGWFVRGLHHYVAHMMIVAVIIHIFLVIISAGYRKPKEFIYWTSLLIGGVIVGLTITGNPLPWDQKGYWSYQIETGIAGTMPVIGSSLRSIIVGGSEFGNLTLTRLYTIHVIVLPVLAILLFTIHMALVRRDRLRTMKIKEAADDPEIDFELDDDDPVKDEITQPYWPYQTTRTLVLTLILIGIVILQMVVYPTLKNQHVAPELAEWEMDMPLSEIKLEAPAVSDSSIPFIARPEWFVRFLFELRHMVPKELEVLVTAVLPGVLLAILIMVPFYEKFFGEKWGQRLAIAVYVGGLVIISGISWYSVKTERSAPDYALKRSQEIAYAARASWLAKENGVPPEGPASLLRNDPKSMGPLIFARHCGVCHTWNGHDGTGLNIMEMKDGKKVKATPRASDLAGFASKEWIAEFLTDPTAPKFFGHLGSSKGGDAILHGDMSDWADSYVGPEGVLSKEDIEAVSALIAREAKHRNAEPLSEAVMKRGVSVFSGIDFKDKSGKVVDFDGYCAQCHAMKAGDPEEEGGGAAPDLNGYGSDKWLSDFIRNPGAEHFYSDKNIMPAFEESKLSQHDLNLLVNWMRGEWRRPEEEK, encoded by the coding sequence GTGCTGTCAGAAAAAACCAAACAGTGGATCGACGAGAGAACCGGCTACAAGAACTTCTTCCATGCGATCTTTTTATTGAATTTCCCCACGAAGAGACGCTCCCGCTGGCAGAATATCTGGGGCGGGGCTCTGGTCCTGTTGATGTTGCTGGAAATCGTCACTGGTACTTTGTTAATGACGGTCTACAGCCCATCTGAAGCCGCCGCCTGGGGGAGCGTGCATTATATTGAAACACAAGTTGACTTGGGCTGGTTTGTACGTGGCCTGCATCATTATGTCGCCCACATGATGATTGTCGCGGTCATCATTCATATTTTTCTAGTCATCATTTCAGCCGGTTATCGCAAGCCGAAAGAATTTATTTACTGGACCAGCCTCTTGATTGGCGGCGTAATAGTGGGTCTCACTATCACTGGAAATCCATTGCCCTGGGATCAGAAAGGCTACTGGTCTTATCAAATTGAAACAGGAATCGCAGGTACCATGCCGGTCATCGGTTCCTCACTCCGTTCCATCATCGTCGGCGGAAGTGAATTCGGGAACCTGACTTTAACACGGCTCTACACAATTCACGTCATCGTGCTGCCTGTCTTAGCCATTCTGCTGTTTACGATTCACATGGCCCTGGTGCGTCGAGACCGCCTGCGGACCATGAAAATCAAAGAAGCCGCCGATGATCCGGAAATCGATTTTGAACTGGATGATGATGATCCGGTCAAAGATGAAATCACTCAACCTTACTGGCCTTATCAGACGACGCGTACTCTGGTATTAACCCTGATCCTGATCGGGATCGTGATTCTCCAGATGGTCGTTTATCCTACCCTTAAAAATCAACATGTGGCTCCAGAACTGGCGGAATGGGAAATGGACATGCCGCTCAGCGAGATCAAACTCGAAGCACCCGCCGTCAGCGACAGTTCGATTCCCTTTATCGCACGTCCCGAGTGGTTTGTACGATTTCTGTTTGAACTTAGACATATGGTTCCCAAAGAACTGGAAGTCCTGGTTACTGCGGTGCTGCCCGGTGTGCTTCTGGCCATTTTGATCATGGTTCCCTTTTACGAAAAATTCTTTGGAGAGAAATGGGGACAGCGTCTGGCGATTGCCGTTTATGTAGGCGGTTTAGTAATCATTTCCGGCATCAGCTGGTATAGCGTTAAAACCGAGCGAAGTGCGCCCGACTACGCTTTGAAACGTTCACAGGAAATCGCCTATGCCGCCCGTGCTTCCTGGCTGGCTAAAGAAAACGGTGTACCCCCGGAAGGACCCGCTTCGCTACTGCGAAACGACCCCAAGTCGATGGGACCGTTGATTTTTGCACGGCACTGTGGAGTCTGCCATACGTGGAACGGCCATGACGGAACAGGTCTCAATATCATGGAAATGAAAGACGGCAAAAAAGTCAAAGCGACTCCCCGTGCATCCGATCTGGCAGGATTTGCTTCGAAAGAATGGATTGCGGAATTTCTGACAGATCCGACAGCGCCCAAGTTTTTTGGGCACCTCGGATCATCAAAAGGGGGTGACGCGATTCTACACGGAGACATGAGCGACTGGGCTGACAGCTATGTCGGTCCGGAAGGCGTACTCTCGAAAGAAGATATCGAAGCCGTCTCGGCACTCATCGCACGCGAAGCCAAACACCGGAATGCGGAACCGCTCAGCGAAGCGGTCATGAAACGCGGCGTGTCTGTCTTCAGCGGCATCGACTTTAAAGATAAATCTGGGAAAGTAGTCGACTTTGACGGTTACTGCGCCCAGTGCCACGCCATGAAAGCCGGTGACCCTGAAGAAGAGGGAGGCGGTGCTGCTCCCGATTTGAACGGTTACGGCTCTGACAAATGGCTCTCCGATTTCATTCGCAATCCGGGCGCAGAACACTTCTATAGTGACAAGAACATCATGCCCGCGTTCGAAGAATCGAAACTCTCCCAACACGATCTGAATTTGCTCGTCAATTGGATGCGCGGAGAATGGCGGCGTCCGGAAGAAGAAAAATAA